GGCGTCGGCGGCGTCGAGCGCCTAGGCGGCGTCGCCCGCGAGGTCCGGGTGACCTTGAAGCCCGACCGGCTGCTGGCGCTGGGCATCACCGCGGCCGACGTGAACCGGCAGTTGCGCCTGACCTCCGCCGACATGGCCGGCGGCCGGGCCGAGGTCGGCGGCCAGGAGCAGTCGATCCGGACGCTCGCCGCCTCCTCGACCCTCGACACCCTGGCGGCGACCTCGATCGTGCTGCCGGGCGGGCGCAAGGTCCGCCTCGACGACCTCGCGACCTTGACCGACGGGGCCGAGGAGCCCCGCACCTTCGCGCGCCTCAACGGCGAGCCGGTCGTCGCCTTCGCGATCTCGCGGGCGAGCGGCGCCAGCGACGCCTCGGTCGGCGAGGTGGTGGCGAAGAAAATCGAGGAGTTTGCCAAGGAGTATCCGGGCGTCCGCTTCGACCGGATCGATTCGTCGGTCACCAACACCATCGGCAACTACGAATCCGCCATGCACAGCCTGATGGAGGGCGCGGGGCTGGCGGTGCTGGTGGTGTTCCTGTTCCTGCGCGACTGGCGCGCGACGCTGATCGCCGCGGTGGCCCTGCCGCTCTCGGTCTTCCCGACCTTCTGGGCGATGAGCGCGATGGGCTTCTCGCTCAATGCGGTGAGCCTGCTCGCCATCACGCTGGTCACCGGCATCCTCGTCGACGACGCGATCGTCGAGATCGAGAACATCGTCCGCCACATGCGGCTCGGCAAGTCGCCCTACCGCGCGGCGATCGAGGGCGCCGACGAGATCGGCCTGGCGGTGATCGCCATCACCGCCACCCTGATCGCGATCTTCGCCCCCGTCTCGTTCATGGGCGGCATCGCCGGGCAGTACTTCAAGCAGTTCGGCCTCACTATCGCGGCGGCCGTGTTCATGTCGCTGCTGGTGGCCCGCCTCATCACCCCGATGATGGCGGCCTATTTCCTGCGCGACCACGGCCACCACGAGGAGCGCGAGGGCCCGGTGATGCGGGTCTACAACCGCGTCGTGCTGTGGTCGGTGCGGCACAAATACGTGACCCTGGTCGTCGGCCTCGCGCTGTTTGCCGCTTCCATCATGTCGACGAGCCTCCTGCCGGCGGGCTTCCTGCCCAAGGAGGATGCCGCCCGCACCCTGATGGTGGTCGAGCTGCCCCCGGGCGCGCGGCTGGAGGACACGATCGCCGTCACCGACCGGATCGCCCAGCGCATCCGTACCCTGCCGGAGGTCCGCTCGGTCTTCGTCGATGGCGGCCGCCAGTTGCCGGGCAAGAAGGAGGTGCGGCTTGCCACCTTCACCATCAACCTGACGCCGAAGAACGCCCGCGTGCGCAAGCAGGCCGACGTGGAAGCGGCGATCATGGACCTGATGCGCGACGAGCCGGACGTGCGCTACTGGTCCTTGCGCGAGGGCGGCCAGCGCGACTTCACCCTCATCGTCGCCGGCGGCGACACCGCCCAGGTGACCGACGTCGCCGAGAGGATGCAGCGCGAGGTCGCGGCCCTGCCGAACCTCGTCAACGTGATGTCGACCGCCCCCCTCGACCGGACCGAGGTGCGCATCCGCCCCAAACCCGGCGTCGCCGCCGATCTCGGCGTCTCGACCGACACCATCGCGGAGACGGTCCGCGTCGGCACGATCGGCGACATCGGCCAGAACCTCGCCAAGTTCAACGCCACCGACCGGCAGATCCCGATCCGGGTGCAATTGCCGATGGCCTTGCGCGGCGACCTCTCGGCGTTGGAGAGCCTGAAAGTGCCGGCGAAGAACGGCGCCTCCGTGCCGCTCGCGGCGGTGGCCGATATCAGCCTCGGCCGCGGGCCGACCGCGATCGACCGCTACGACCGGGCGGTGCGCGTGGCGCTGGAAGCGAACATGCAGGGATCCGACGCGCTCGGCGAGCAGATCAAGCTCGCGATGAACACCCCCACCGCCCGCAACCTGCCGCCCGGCATCTCCTTGCGCCAGACCGGCGACGCCGAGGTGATGGGCGAGGTGTTCGAGGGTTTCGCCATGGCGATGGGCGCCGGCCTGATGATGGTGCTCGGCGTGCTGATCCTGCTCTTCGCCTCCTTCTTCCAGCCCCTCACCATCCTGTTCTCGCTGCCGCTCTCGATCGGCGGGGCGATCCTCGGCCTCCTGATCTTCAACCGGCCGATCTCGATGCCGGTGGTGATCGGCATCCTGATGCTGATGGGCGTGGTGACCAAGAACGCGATCATGCTGGTGGATTTCGCCGTCGAGGAGATGGCCCGCGGCGTCGACCGGGTCACCGCCATCACCCAGGCCGGTGCCAAGCGCGCCCGGCCGATCGTGATGACGACCATCGCCATGGCGGCCGGCATGGTGCCGAGCGCGATGGCCTTCGGCATCGGCGGCGAGTTCCGCTCGCCGATGGCGATCGCGGTGATCTCCGGCCTGATCGTCTCGACCCTGCTCTCCCTCGTCTTCGTCCCGGCGATCTTCCTCCTGATGGACGACCTGTCGCGCCTGACCGGCCGCCTGTTCGGGCGCTTCGTCGGCGCGGTCGACGAGCCGCCGGGGCACGAGGCGGCCCACCGGCCGGCACCGGCGGAGTAGGGGAGCGATCGACAGCGGCGGGCGTGTCGTGGGACAAGATGGGTGTCTGCTCCGGGCCCTCTACGAGCCCGCCGGCTTCATGCCCCGTGGGGGCCGTTCACGGGTCATGCGGACGATCCGCTCAAGCGGCCTCATGGAGCGGCGCCTGTGAGACTCGACGGCCCGTCGATCTCGGGCTCACCCGAGACCGAATCGATGTGCCGGCATCCCGAACCGGCGGCAGGACGTGCAGCCTTGCCGTGCGGCGGTCTGCCTTGCAAGCAACGGCTCGGTCAAGCCGTACTCGTGATGGAGAATTTGTCATGAAACCGCGGCCGTTTCGTGCGTGTTGACCGGTCTCTGACCAAGAGGAAGAGGCCATGATCAAGCCGCTGATTTCCGCCGCCGTGTGCGCCGCCTGCCTGCTGTCGGTGACGCCAGTCTTCGCCGCCGAGAACACCATTCCGCAAGGCAGGCGGGATGAGATGTCACAGAAATACACCGAGAATCAGATCAAGCAGCAGCACAAGGAGAACAAGGAGGCCAATCAAAACGTCGATCGGCTGATCACAAACCGGAAATAGACGCCCGATCGAGGCTCTTGCGGCGGCGCCTGGATGCCGGCATGGGGCATGTCCTCGGGTCAGGTCCTCGTCGAAGGTGCCGGCAGCGACCCGGACGGGATGAGGCCTGGTCGGGGGCATCGCGCCCGGGCGCGCAGGAGCGAAGCCGAAATCCGCATTGCGAAAGCGATTCGACTGGATTGCCCGAAGCAACCACGAAGCAAACACCCGGATTTCGCATGAACCGATCGACGATCGGCCGATTCCGAAGGTGGGCTCCAGACTTCCCTGCGATCCCTGGAGCCCGCCTTCGAGGCTGCCGCCCGCGACGGCGCGTCGGGACGAGGCCGTGACGCGGGAAGCGTGAGCCAGGCGCTCGACCTCCGCCCGATTCAGGCTCTGCCGTGCGGTGCAGGCTCTCCTGACAGCGCGGAACCGTCCACCGGCTCGATCCCGCTCCGGTCGAGCCGCGCCAGCGCCTCCCTCACCGTCTCCCCGCCGATCGCCAGGTCCGGGGCGATCTCGGCGAGGGGCACCAGCACGAAGGCGCGCTCGCGCAGGAAACGGTGGGGCAGCACCAGCCGCTCGTCGCTGACCGTGGCGCCGGCATAATGCAGCACGTCGATGTCGATCACCCGCGGGCCCCAGCGGCGCTCCCGCACCCGGCCGATGCGGGTCTCGGCGGAGAGGCAGGCCTCCAGCAGGGCGTGGGGCGACAGCGTCGTCGCGATCCCGATCGCGGCATTGAGGAACCAGTCCTGGTCGGTATCGCCCCAGGGCGGCGTGCGGTAGTTGCGCGAGCGGGCCGTCACCGCGATGCCGGGCGTGGCGGCGAGCGCCGCGATCGCCGCGTCGAGCATCGCGGCCTTGTCGCCGAGATTGCTGCCGAGTCCGAGAAACGCGTCAGGCACGCCGGATCCTCGTGATCTCGACGGCCACGTTGTCGAGCACCAGCGGCACCGGCGCGCCCGGCTTGTCGATCCGGACCGTCAGGGACTGGAGTGCCGGGAAGGCCTTGAGCGCCTCCTGGGCGATGGTCTCCGCCAGGGCCTCGATCAGCCGGAAGCGGCGCTCGGTGGCGATGCGGTGGGCGAGGCCCGCGAGGTCGGCATAGCTCACCGTGGCGCCGATCTCGTCGCTGCGCCCGGCCTCGCCGAGATCGAGGCGAGCTTCCAGCGAGAGGTAGAAGCGCTGGCCCAGCACCTCCTCCTCCAGCAGCACGCCGTGACGGGCGAAGACCGCGAGGCGGTGGATCAGGATGCGGTCCAAAGGGTCAGGCTCCGGCGCGGGAGGCGGGGCGCATGATCGCATCGACCACCTGGCAGGCCTCGACATGCGGGCGCACGTCGTGGACCCGCACGATGTCGGCCCCGAGCGACGCGGCGGCGACGTGGGCGGCGATCGAGCCGAACAGGCGGTCGGACGGCGCGGTGGCGGCGTTGTGGATGCGCCCGAGCACCGATTTGCGCGAGACGCCGACGAGGATGGGCAAGCCGAGCGACCTCAGTTCCGGCAGGCGCCGCAAGGCCTCCAGATGCTGTTCCCAGCTCTTGCCGAAGCCGATGCCGGGATCGAGCACGATGTCGCGCTCGGAGATGCCGGCCCGGCGTGCGATATCGAGCGAGCGCTCGAAGAAGGCCCGCATCTCGTCGACGATGTCGAGGCTCGGATCGACGGTCTCGCGGTTGTGCATCACCACCACCGGCGCGCCGTGATGGGCCGCGACCCGGGCGATCTCCGGCTCCCGCTGCAGGCCCCAGACGTCGTTGACGATGCGGGCGCCCGCCTTCAACGCGACCTCGGCGGTCGAGGCCTTGTAGGTGTCGATCGAGATCGGGACGGGGAGGGCGGGGGCAAGGGCCCGGATCGCCGGCAGCACCCGGGCCTGCTCCTCCTCGGCCGGCACGGGCTGATGGCCCGGCCTCGTCGATTCGCCGCCGATGTCGAGGAGGGCGGCGCCTTCCTCGACCAGGCGGGTCGCCTGCTCTCGCGCCGCATCGAGGTCCTGGAAGCGGCCGCCATCCGAGAACGAGTCGGGTGTGACGTTCAGGATGCCCATCACCAGGGTGCGGCGGCCGAGATCCGGCAGCAGGGCGGCGAGTGCAGACACGGGACGAGAATCCTCACGGGCGACCAGTCCGGGATAGGCCGGCGGGCGCCGGCGCGCAACGGTGCCCGAACTGATCACCATCCGGCGAGAGGACGCCCGAAACCGCGCTCGCTCAGGGACTTATCCTGGCATCGGGCGGCGGCGTCCTCTACATTGGTCGCAAGCGGCGAGAGGCCCGCATCCGGGAGAGCGTCATGAGAGTGTTGCCGGCCTTGATGATGGTGGCGGCTCTGGCCGGCCCGGCCGCGGCGCAGGACGACCGACCCGAGACCACCTGGCGCGAGCTGCGCCCCAGCGTCGTGGGCGAGCACCCGGTCGAGGACGGGGCCGGGCTGGTGAGCCTGGAGGCGCCCAAGCGCGCCGAGGACGCCGCCATCGTGCCGGTGACGCTCCATATCGCGATCCCCGAGGGCGATGCCCGCCGGGTGAAGAGCCTGACCCTGGTGGTGGACGAGAACCCCTCGCCGGTGGTCGGCACGATCCGGTTCGCGCAAGGGCAGCGCCATTTCGACCTCTCCA
This sequence is a window from Methylobacterium sp. SyP6R. Protein-coding genes within it:
- a CDS encoding efflux RND transporter permease subunit, giving the protein MRLNVSAWAIRKPIPSIVLFLVLGLLGLVSFRSLPITRFPNIDIPIVSVTVTQAGAAPSELQTQVTKWVEDAVAGVKGVKHIISAITEGTSTTTVEFRLEVNTDRAVNDVKDAIAKIRMNLPRTIDEPIISRVEIAGLPIMVYGASAPAMTPEDLSWFVDDVVARQIQGLRGVGGVERLGGVAREVRVTLKPDRLLALGITAADVNRQLRLTSADMAGGRAEVGGQEQSIRTLAASSTLDTLAATSIVLPGGRKVRLDDLATLTDGAEEPRTFARLNGEPVVAFAISRASGASDASVGEVVAKKIEEFAKEYPGVRFDRIDSSVTNTIGNYESAMHSLMEGAGLAVLVVFLFLRDWRATLIAAVALPLSVFPTFWAMSAMGFSLNAVSLLAITLVTGILVDDAIVEIENIVRHMRLGKSPYRAAIEGADEIGLAVIAITATLIAIFAPVSFMGGIAGQYFKQFGLTIAAAVFMSLLVARLITPMMAAYFLRDHGHHEEREGPVMRVYNRVVLWSVRHKYVTLVVGLALFAASIMSTSLLPAGFLPKEDAARTLMVVELPPGARLEDTIAVTDRIAQRIRTLPEVRSVFVDGGRQLPGKKEVRLATFTINLTPKNARVRKQADVEAAIMDLMRDEPDVRYWSLREGGQRDFTLIVAGGDTAQVTDVAERMQREVAALPNLVNVMSTAPLDRTEVRIRPKPGVAADLGVSTDTIAETVRVGTIGDIGQNLAKFNATDRQIPIRVQLPMALRGDLSALESLKVPAKNGASVPLAAVADISLGRGPTAIDRYDRAVRVALEANMQGSDALGEQIKLAMNTPTARNLPPGISLRQTGDAEVMGEVFEGFAMAMGAGLMMVLGVLILLFASFFQPLTILFSLPLSIGGAILGLLIFNRPISMPVVIGILMLMGVVTKNAIMLVDFAVEEMARGVDRVTAITQAGAKRARPIVMTTIAMAAGMVPSAMAFGIGGEFRSPMAIAVISGLIVSTLLSLVFVPAIFLLMDDLSRLTGRLFGRFVGAVDEPPGHEAAHRPAPAE
- the folK gene encoding 2-amino-4-hydroxy-6-hydroxymethyldihydropteridine diphosphokinase, yielding MPDAFLGLGSNLGDKAAMLDAAIAALAATPGIAVTARSRNYRTPPWGDTDQDWFLNAAIGIATTLSPHALLEACLSAETRIGRVRERRWGPRVIDIDVLHYAGATVSDERLVLPHRFLRERAFVLVPLAEIAPDLAIGGETVREALARLDRSGIEPVDGSALSGEPAPHGRA
- the folB gene encoding dihydroneopterin aldolase codes for the protein MDRILIHRLAVFARHGVLLEEEVLGQRFYLSLEARLDLGEAGRSDEIGATVSYADLAGLAHRIATERRFRLIEALAETIAQEALKAFPALQSLTVRIDKPGAPVPLVLDNVAVEITRIRRA
- the folP gene encoding dihydropteroate synthase; protein product: MGILNVTPDSFSDGGRFQDLDAAREQATRLVEEGAALLDIGGESTRPGHQPVPAEEEQARVLPAIRALAPALPVPISIDTYKASTAEVALKAGARIVNDVWGLQREPEIARVAAHHGAPVVVMHNRETVDPSLDIVDEMRAFFERSLDIARRAGISERDIVLDPGIGFGKSWEQHLEALRRLPELRSLGLPILVGVSRKSVLGRIHNAATAPSDRLFGSIAAHVAAASLGADIVRVHDVRPHVEACQVVDAIMRPASRAGA